The Macaca fascicularis isolate 582-1 chromosome 1, T2T-MFA8v1.1 genome includes a window with the following:
- the LOC135966590 gene encoding uncharacterized protein isoform X2 yields MAILSVRADFCQAQHSVFADK; encoded by the coding sequence ATGGCGATTCTGAGTGTGAGGGCAGACTTCTGCCAGGCTCAGCACAGCGTTTTCGCTGACAAGTGA
- the LOC135966590 gene encoding uncharacterized protein isoform X1 → MPSPQLASSLTLLPRLECSGATSAHCSLHLLGSSDCPASAGIIASSPVFLALPQPQETTVTSCLCKSSRYPVFRWNIRCTFMAILSVRADFCQAQHSVFADK, encoded by the exons agtcttactctgttgccccggctggagtgcagtggtgcgacctcagctcactgcagccttcacctcctaggttcaagcgattgtcctgcttcagctgggattatag cctccagtcCTGTGTTCCTGGCCCTGCCCCAACCCCAGGAAACCACTGTTACCTCTTGTCTTTGTAAATCTTCCAGATATCCC GTTTTTCGTTGGAATATACGTTGCACATTTATGGCGATTCTGAGTGTGAGGGCAGACTTCTGCCAGGCTCAGCACAGCGTTTTCGCTGACAAGTGA